In Sideroxyarcus emersonii, one DNA window encodes the following:
- a CDS encoding multicopper oxidase domain-containing protein, translating into MTKAVRALVVCLALLPGLGWAAQREFNMTIDEVTIEVAPGFVNKVFAFNGQVPGPLIHVKQGDEVTVHVTNNTTLPHTMHWHGVNQIGSWHNDGVPGITQDAIQPGESFTYKFTVDRPGSLWYHCHVNVWEHVATRGMWGPLIIDPKNPSDLEKKVTKDAILMMNTWESAYANTYGKGGAPQDVSDYFSVNAKSFPYTQPIRVKKGDVLRLRFFGAGDEFHEMHMHGHDMLITHKDGYPLAHPYYVDTISVGPGERYDAIVEMKNPGLFIMHDHVDKHMTNNGAMLGGPVTVFEYEGIKFDPFYAWKDKVYDPNFFYSESLAQGYGLFNNPTFQGKPIEQARRRR; encoded by the coding sequence ATGACAAAAGCGGTGAGGGCGCTGGTTGTGTGCCTGGCACTATTGCCCGGGCTGGGCTGGGCCGCACAACGCGAATTCAACATGACGATAGACGAGGTCACGATCGAAGTGGCGCCCGGATTCGTCAACAAGGTGTTTGCCTTCAACGGGCAGGTGCCCGGCCCGCTGATTCACGTCAAGCAGGGGGATGAGGTGACCGTGCATGTGACGAACAACACGACTCTGCCTCACACCATGCATTGGCATGGCGTCAACCAGATAGGTTCGTGGCACAACGATGGCGTGCCGGGAATCACGCAGGATGCGATCCAGCCGGGCGAGTCGTTCACGTACAAGTTCACGGTCGATCGTCCTGGCAGCCTCTGGTATCACTGCCATGTCAATGTCTGGGAGCACGTCGCCACTCGCGGCATGTGGGGGCCGCTGATCATCGATCCGAAGAATCCGAGCGACCTGGAAAAGAAAGTGACCAAGGACGCGATCCTGATGATGAACACCTGGGAGTCGGCCTATGCCAATACCTATGGCAAGGGCGGCGCGCCGCAGGATGTCTCGGATTATTTTTCCGTCAATGCCAAATCGTTCCCGTATACGCAACCGATCCGCGTGAAGAAAGGCGATGTGCTCAGGTTGCGCTTCTTTGGCGCGGGAGACGAATTCCATGAGATGCACATGCATGGACACGACATGCTGATCACGCACAAGGATGGCTATCCGCTGGCACACCCGTATTACGTGGACACCATCTCTGTCGGCCCCGGCGAACGCTACGACGCCATCGTCGAAATGAAGAATCCCGGACTATTCATCATGCATGACCATGTCGACAAGCACATGACGAACAACGGCGCCATGCTGGGTGGCCCGGTGACCGTGTTCGAATATGAAGGAATCAAGTTCGATCCGTTCTATGCGTGGAAAGACAAGGTCTATGACCCGAATTTCTTCTACAGCGAATCGCTGGCGCAGGGATATGGATTATTCAACAACCCGACTTTCCAGGGAAAGCCGATTGAACAAGCCAGAAGGCGGAGGTGA
- a CDS encoding cytochrome c family protein, with translation MKKLIVIALACLAAPALAADGAAILKKDCESCHNLTGPAPQTLKELWAIKGPNLAYAGNKYRKEWLVGWLQQPRQIRPAGEFYAKHIKTGEKHDVVDESTIKPHMALPAPDAAAVAAELMKLKQHDDLIAKEKIEPGTGSKMMGEMMFDKFLGCSACHRIEPDFGGLSGPEVYTAAKRLQPEFIASFIRNPQVWEPKTWMPNKHVSDANIQKLGYYFEAIATENGNAK, from the coding sequence ATGAAAAAGCTGATCGTTATTGCATTGGCCTGTCTTGCGGCACCCGCACTGGCCGCTGATGGGGCGGCGATCCTGAAGAAGGACTGCGAGTCTTGCCACAACCTGACCGGACCGGCGCCGCAGACGTTGAAGGAACTGTGGGCCATCAAGGGGCCGAATCTGGCTTACGCAGGAAACAAATACCGCAAGGAGTGGCTGGTCGGCTGGCTGCAGCAACCGCGGCAGATACGTCCGGCGGGGGAATTCTATGCAAAGCATATCAAGACAGGGGAGAAGCACGATGTCGTCGATGAATCGACCATCAAGCCCCATATGGCCCTGCCGGCTCCCGATGCAGCAGCAGTCGCTGCAGAGCTGATGAAACTGAAACAGCACGACGACCTGATCGCGAAAGAGAAGATCGAACCGGGAACCGGCTCAAAGATGATGGGCGAAATGATGTTCGACAAGTTCCTGGGATGTTCCGCCTGCCATCGGATCGAGCCTGATTTCGGCGGCCTGTCCGGCCCCGAGGTTTATACCGCCGCCAAGCGTCTGCAGCCGGAATTCATCGCCAGTTTCATCCGCAACCCGCAGGTCTGGGAGCCCAAGACCTGGATGCCGAACAAGCATGTGTCGGATGCGAATATCCAGAAACTGGGCTACTACTTTGAAGCGATAGCGACGGAGAACGGAAATGCCAAATAA
- a CDS encoding cytochrome c has translation MPNNTILFILAALLFSAPAVAKESAADNYGTYCVQCHGLKGNGNGINVRDMEVQPRDHTDAKAMSARSDETLFKVVKEGGPSIDKSILMPPWGDTFSDEEIRDLVQHLRMLCKCKFGS, from the coding sequence ATGCCAAATAACACGATCCTATTCATTCTGGCGGCACTGCTGTTTTCCGCACCTGCCGTCGCCAAGGAAAGCGCTGCCGACAACTACGGCACCTATTGCGTTCAATGTCACGGCCTCAAAGGTAACGGGAACGGCATCAACGTGCGTGACATGGAAGTGCAGCCGCGCGATCACACCGATGCCAAGGCGATGTCGGCGCGCTCGGATGAGACCCTGTTCAAGGTGGTCAAGGAGGGAGGGCCGTCGATAGACAAGTCCATCCTGATGCCGCCATGGGGAGACACCTTCAGCGACGAGGAGATCCGCGATCTGGTCCAGCACTTGCGCATGTTGTGCAAATGCAAGTTTGGTTCGTGA